A window of Halomicrobium zhouii genomic DNA:
CGACCGCTCTCCTCCTGTCCGACGAGCGAGTCCATCGGCGGCAGCGAGGCCGGGTCGGCGAGGTATCGTTCGATGCCCTCCTGGTGGCCCGCGCCGACGACGGCGACGACGTCGTAGCCCGCTTCACGAAGCGCGACGAGTCGGTGAGCGATGTAGGCGTCGCGCTCGTCGATGAGCGCCTCGGCGCCGCCCGGCGAGAACCGGCGGAACTCCTCCATCATCGCGGTGACGACGTCGCCGTCGGTCAGGTCCGACATGTCGAACTCCTCCAGATCCTCGTCGCCGCCCAGCGACGTCAGCAGGACGGCGATGGGGATCCCCACGACCAGGCCGATCCCGAGCGCGACGATCAGGAAGTCCGCGGCGGCGATCGCGAACCCCCCCAGTAAGGGGATCGCCGGAAGCGTTCCACCCGCCCACGCGCCGGCGGGGAGGAGAACGGGACCGACGATGGATTCGGCGGCGACACCGACCACCAGCCCGATCGCCATCCCGAGCCCGGACCCGACGACTCGCGGGTCGTCGAATTCGGCGAGTAGACTCCCCACGAGGACGAGTTTCTCCTTGAGCGTCAGTCGTGCCCAGAACCGTTGCACGGTGGTCTGGATCTCCCTGTCGACGAGGGCGACGCCGAGGCCGAGTCGTTCGGCGGTCTCGACGCCGGCAAGCATGTCCGCCCCGGGGGAGATGTCGAAGCGGTCGCCGAGTCGCGTCTGGACGTACGAGAGCATCCAGTAGGCGAGAAACTGGAAGACGGTGTTTCCCCGCAGCATGTCGCTGGCGTCCAGGTCCTCCGGCGCCTCGCCTTTCATCTGCTTGTACCGACCCTCGTCGAGTTCGACGGCGACGACGTCGGGCCGGCGGGATTCGATCGTCTCTTCGACTTCGTCGACGCTGTCCTGGGAGACGTGGGCCGTGCCCACGACCGTGACGCTACCCTCTTCCCCACCCTGGGGCGGCAGGTCCCGGCCGGACTCGGCGGGTTCGGTCATCACCCTCGCTACTCATTCACCCCTGTTATCGTT
This region includes:
- a CDS encoding TraB/GumN family protein, with protein sequence MTEPAESGRDLPPQGGEEGSVTVVGTAHVSQDSVDEVEETIESRRPDVVAVELDEGRYKQMKGEAPEDLDASDMLRGNTVFQFLAYWMLSYVQTRLGDRFDISPGADMLAGVETAERLGLGVALVDREIQTTVQRFWARLTLKEKLVLVGSLLAEFDDPRVVGSGLGMAIGLVVGVAAESIVGPVLLPAGAWAGGTLPAIPLLGGFAIAAADFLIVALGIGLVVGIPIAVLLTSLGGDEDLEEFDMSDLTDGDVVTAMMEEFRRFSPGGAEALIDERDAYIAHRLVALREAGYDVVAVVGAGHQEGIERYLADPASLPPMDSLVGQEESGRFSIYKVVGYAITLAFLAFFVLLALGGASQQWLLELFAAWFVVNAVCAGGLALVAGARWTSAAVGGGIAWMTSVNPLLAPGWFAGYVELRYQDVSVADIATLNEILDDQELPILELVAQMREVPLFRLIMVVALTNVGSMIASLIVFPAILPWLSAPIGGVEAMGGLLVEGARTGADVIWSAVSG